Proteins encoded in a region of the Streptomyces sp. PCS3-D2 genome:
- the rfbC gene encoding dTDP-4-dehydrorhamnose 3,5-epimerase: protein MKFRELSIAGAFEVTPQLHGDPRGLFTEWYRFDRLAEVVGHPLNLAQANLSVSAAGVVRGIHFADVPRGQAKYVTCVRGAVLDVIVDLRVGSPTFGRWEGVRLDDADRRAVYIPEGLGHGFCALTDDATLSYLCSETYNPTGEHSVHPLDPDLGIEWPAEFPQLSARDEAAPSLAEAISTGLLPDHAACVEFTESLRVN, encoded by the coding sequence GTGAAGTTCCGCGAACTCTCCATCGCGGGCGCCTTCGAGGTGACCCCGCAGCTGCACGGCGACCCGCGCGGCCTGTTCACCGAGTGGTACCGCTTCGACCGCCTGGCGGAGGTCGTCGGCCACCCGCTGAACCTGGCGCAGGCGAACCTCTCCGTCTCCGCCGCGGGCGTGGTTCGCGGCATCCACTTCGCCGACGTGCCGCGCGGCCAGGCCAAGTACGTGACCTGCGTGCGCGGCGCCGTGCTCGACGTCATCGTGGACCTGCGGGTGGGCTCCCCCACCTTCGGCCGCTGGGAGGGCGTCCGCCTCGACGACGCCGACCGCCGGGCCGTCTACATCCCCGAGGGGCTCGGCCACGGCTTCTGCGCCCTGACCGACGACGCGACCCTGTCGTACCTCTGCTCGGAGACGTACAACCCCACCGGCGAGCACTCGGTGCACCCGCTCGACCCGGACCTGGGCATCGAGTGGCCCGCCGAGTTCCCGCAGCTGTCCGCGCGCGACGAGGCCGCCCCGTCGCTGGCCGAAGCCATCTCGACCGGACTGCTGCCCGACCACGCCGCCTGTGTCGAGTTCACCGAGTCGCTGCGCGTGAACTGA